The following proteins are encoded in a genomic region of Astatotilapia calliptera chromosome 22, fAstCal1.2, whole genome shotgun sequence:
- the ddx39b gene encoding DEAD (Asp-Glu-Ala-Asp) box polypeptide 39B isoform X3 has protein sequence MTENDVDNELLDYEDDEVEAGGVGDVGDVGGASDMSIRKEGVKGSYVSIHSSGFRDFLLKPELLRAIVDCGFEHPSEVQHECIPQAILGMDVLCQAKSGMGKTAVFVLATLQQLEPITGQVSVLVMCHTRELAFQISKEYERFSKYMPTVKVAVFFGGLSIKKDEEELKKNSPHIVVGTPGRILALTRSKTLNLHHIKHFILDECDKMLEQLDMRRDVQEIFRMTPHEKQVMMFSATLSKEIRPVCRKFMQDPMEIFVDDETKLTLHGLQQYYVKLKDNEKNRKLFDLLDALEFNQVVIFVKSVQRCVALAQLLVEQNFPAIAIHRGMPQVERLSRYQQFKDFQRRILVATNLFGRGMDIERVNIAFNYDMPEDSDTYLHRVARAGRFGTKGLAITFVSDEGDARTLNDVQDRFEVNIGELPEEIDISSYTKSSFVS, from the exons ATGACAGAAAACGACGTAGATAACGAGCTGTTGGACTATGAAGATGATGAGGTGGAGGCCGGAGGGGTTGGAGATGTTGGAGATGTTGGAGGTGCAAGTGACATGTCGATAAGGAAGGAAGGGGTGAAGGGCTCCTATGTGTCCATTCACTCCTCTGGATTCAGAGACTTTCTACTGAAACCTGAACTGCTGAGAGCCATAGTGGATTGTGGGTTTGAACATCCGTCTGAGG TTCAGCATGAATGCATCCCTCAGGCAATCCTGGGTATGGATGTGCTCTGTCAGGCCAAGTCTGGGATGGGGAAGACAGCAGTGTTTGTTCTTGCCACCCTGCAGCAGCTAGAGCCCATCACCGGTCAG GTCTCTGTCCTGGTGATGTGCCATACCAGAGAGCTGGCGTTTCAGATCAGCAAGGAATATGAGAGATTTTCAAAGTACATGCCCACTGTTAAG GTGGCAGTGTTCTTTGGAGGGCTGTCTATAAAGAAGGATGAAGAGGAGCTGAAGAAAAACTCTCCTCATATTGTGGTGGGAACACCAGGCAGAATCCTGGCACTGACGCGCAGCAAGACGCTCAATTTGCATCACATCAAACATTTCATCCTGGATGAGTGTGACAAGATGCTCGAGCAGCTTG ACATGCGCAGAGATGTCCAAGAGATTTTCCGTATGACTCCCCACGAGAAGCAGGTCATGATGTTCAGCGCCACCCTGAGTAAAGAGATCCGTCCAGTCTGCAGAAAGTTCATGCAAGAT CCGATGGAAATCTTTGTAGATGACGAAACCAAGCTAACTCTGCATGGGCTGCAGCAGTACTACGTCAAGCTGAAGGAtaatgagaaaaacagaaagctcttCGATCTCCTGGATGCACTAGAGTTCAATCAG GTGGTGATCTTTGTGAAGTCCGTCCAGCGTTGTGTAGCTCTGGCTCAGCTGCTTGTGGAGCAGAACTTTCCAGCGATTGCCATCCATCGAGGGATGCCTCAGGTGGAACG TTTGTCTCGCTACCAGCAGTTCAAGGACTTCCAGAGGCGAATCCTGGTGGCCACCAACCTGTTTGGACGAGGGATGGACATTGAGAGAGTCAATATTGCCTTCAATTATGACATGCCAGAAGACTCTGACACTTACCTTCACAGG GTTGCTCGAGCAGGCAGGTTTGGAACGAAAGGCCTGGCCATCACATTTGTGTCTGATGAAGGTGACGCCCGCACGCTCAACGATGTCCAGGACCGCTTCGAGGTGAACATCGGCGAGCTGCCGGAAGAGATAGACATCTCCTCGTACACCAagtcttcttttgtttcttga
- the ddx39b gene encoding DEAD (Asp-Glu-Ala-Asp) box polypeptide 39B isoform X2: MGTARSDWSDDLRDLCGVYWCKRSDSRVRMTENDVDNELLDYEDDEVEAGGVGDVGDVGGASDMSIRKEGVKGSYVSIHSSGFRDFLLKPELLRAIVDCGFEHPSEVQHECIPQAILGMDVLCQAKSGMGKTAVFVLATLQQLEPITGQVSVLVMCHTRELAFQISKEYERFSKYMPTVKVAVFFGGLSIKKDEEELKKNSPHIVVGTPGRILALTRSKTLNLHHIKHFILDECDKMLEQLDMRRDVQEIFRMTPHEKQVMMFSATLSKEIRPVCRKFMQDPMEIFVDDETKLTLHGLQQYYVKLKDNEKNRKLFDLLDALEFNQVVIFVKSVQRCVALAQLLVEQNFPAIAIHRGMPQVERLSRYQQFKDFQRRILVATNLFGRGMDIERVNIAFNYDMPEDSDTYLHRVARAGRFGTKGLAITFVSDEGDARTLNDVQDRFELNQHDKRAGRSSWTSIHFAVLL; this comes from the exons CAGGGTCAGGATGACAGAAAACGACGTAGATAACGAGCTGTTGGACTATGAAGATGATGAGGTGGAGGCCGGAGGGGTTGGAGATGTTGGAGATGTTGGAGGTGCAAGTGACATGTCGATAAGGAAGGAAGGGGTGAAGGGCTCCTATGTGTCCATTCACTCCTCTGGATTCAGAGACTTTCTACTGAAACCTGAACTGCTGAGAGCCATAGTGGATTGTGGGTTTGAACATCCGTCTGAGG TTCAGCATGAATGCATCCCTCAGGCAATCCTGGGTATGGATGTGCTCTGTCAGGCCAAGTCTGGGATGGGGAAGACAGCAGTGTTTGTTCTTGCCACCCTGCAGCAGCTAGAGCCCATCACCGGTCAG GTCTCTGTCCTGGTGATGTGCCATACCAGAGAGCTGGCGTTTCAGATCAGCAAGGAATATGAGAGATTTTCAAAGTACATGCCCACTGTTAAG GTGGCAGTGTTCTTTGGAGGGCTGTCTATAAAGAAGGATGAAGAGGAGCTGAAGAAAAACTCTCCTCATATTGTGGTGGGAACACCAGGCAGAATCCTGGCACTGACGCGCAGCAAGACGCTCAATTTGCATCACATCAAACATTTCATCCTGGATGAGTGTGACAAGATGCTCGAGCAGCTTG ACATGCGCAGAGATGTCCAAGAGATTTTCCGTATGACTCCCCACGAGAAGCAGGTCATGATGTTCAGCGCCACCCTGAGTAAAGAGATCCGTCCAGTCTGCAGAAAGTTCATGCAAGAT CCGATGGAAATCTTTGTAGATGACGAAACCAAGCTAACTCTGCATGGGCTGCAGCAGTACTACGTCAAGCTGAAGGAtaatgagaaaaacagaaagctcttCGATCTCCTGGATGCACTAGAGTTCAATCAG GTGGTGATCTTTGTGAAGTCCGTCCAGCGTTGTGTAGCTCTGGCTCAGCTGCTTGTGGAGCAGAACTTTCCAGCGATTGCCATCCATCGAGGGATGCCTCAGGTGGAACG TTTGTCTCGCTACCAGCAGTTCAAGGACTTCCAGAGGCGAATCCTGGTGGCCACCAACCTGTTTGGACGAGGGATGGACATTGAGAGAGTCAATATTGCCTTCAATTATGACATGCCAGAAGACTCTGACACTTACCTTCACAGG GTTGCTCGAGCAGGCAGGTTTGGAACGAAAGGCCTGGCCATCACATTTGTGTCTGATGAAGGTGACGCCCGCACGCTCAACGATGTCCAGGACCGCTTCGAG TTGAACCAGCACGATAAACGAGCCGGACGCTCCAGTTGGACTTCGATTCACTTTGCAGTTTTACTCTGA
- the ddx39b gene encoding DEAD (Asp-Glu-Ala-Asp) box polypeptide 39B isoform X1: MGTARSDWSDDLRDLCGVYWCKRSDSRVRMTENDVDNELLDYEDDEVEAGGVGDVGDVGGASDMSIRKEGVKGSYVSIHSSGFRDFLLKPELLRAIVDCGFEHPSEVQHECIPQAILGMDVLCQAKSGMGKTAVFVLATLQQLEPITGQVSVLVMCHTRELAFQISKEYERFSKYMPTVKVAVFFGGLSIKKDEEELKKNSPHIVVGTPGRILALTRSKTLNLHHIKHFILDECDKMLEQLDMRRDVQEIFRMTPHEKQVMMFSATLSKEIRPVCRKFMQDPMEIFVDDETKLTLHGLQQYYVKLKDNEKNRKLFDLLDALEFNQVVIFVKSVQRCVALAQLLVEQNFPAIAIHRGMPQVERLSRYQQFKDFQRRILVATNLFGRGMDIERVNIAFNYDMPEDSDTYLHRVARAGRFGTKGLAITFVSDEGDARTLNDVQDRFEVNIGELPEEIDISSYTKSSFVS; this comes from the exons CAGGGTCAGGATGACAGAAAACGACGTAGATAACGAGCTGTTGGACTATGAAGATGATGAGGTGGAGGCCGGAGGGGTTGGAGATGTTGGAGATGTTGGAGGTGCAAGTGACATGTCGATAAGGAAGGAAGGGGTGAAGGGCTCCTATGTGTCCATTCACTCCTCTGGATTCAGAGACTTTCTACTGAAACCTGAACTGCTGAGAGCCATAGTGGATTGTGGGTTTGAACATCCGTCTGAGG TTCAGCATGAATGCATCCCTCAGGCAATCCTGGGTATGGATGTGCTCTGTCAGGCCAAGTCTGGGATGGGGAAGACAGCAGTGTTTGTTCTTGCCACCCTGCAGCAGCTAGAGCCCATCACCGGTCAG GTCTCTGTCCTGGTGATGTGCCATACCAGAGAGCTGGCGTTTCAGATCAGCAAGGAATATGAGAGATTTTCAAAGTACATGCCCACTGTTAAG GTGGCAGTGTTCTTTGGAGGGCTGTCTATAAAGAAGGATGAAGAGGAGCTGAAGAAAAACTCTCCTCATATTGTGGTGGGAACACCAGGCAGAATCCTGGCACTGACGCGCAGCAAGACGCTCAATTTGCATCACATCAAACATTTCATCCTGGATGAGTGTGACAAGATGCTCGAGCAGCTTG ACATGCGCAGAGATGTCCAAGAGATTTTCCGTATGACTCCCCACGAGAAGCAGGTCATGATGTTCAGCGCCACCCTGAGTAAAGAGATCCGTCCAGTCTGCAGAAAGTTCATGCAAGAT CCGATGGAAATCTTTGTAGATGACGAAACCAAGCTAACTCTGCATGGGCTGCAGCAGTACTACGTCAAGCTGAAGGAtaatgagaaaaacagaaagctcttCGATCTCCTGGATGCACTAGAGTTCAATCAG GTGGTGATCTTTGTGAAGTCCGTCCAGCGTTGTGTAGCTCTGGCTCAGCTGCTTGTGGAGCAGAACTTTCCAGCGATTGCCATCCATCGAGGGATGCCTCAGGTGGAACG TTTGTCTCGCTACCAGCAGTTCAAGGACTTCCAGAGGCGAATCCTGGTGGCCACCAACCTGTTTGGACGAGGGATGGACATTGAGAGAGTCAATATTGCCTTCAATTATGACATGCCAGAAGACTCTGACACTTACCTTCACAGG GTTGCTCGAGCAGGCAGGTTTGGAACGAAAGGCCTGGCCATCACATTTGTGTCTGATGAAGGTGACGCCCGCACGCTCAACGATGTCCAGGACCGCTTCGAGGTGAACATCGGCGAGCTGCCGGAAGAGATAGACATCTCCTCGTACACCAagtcttcttttgtttcttga